The following are from one region of the Pectobacterium actinidiae genome:
- the lrhA gene encoding transcriptional regulator LrhA gives MTSANRPVLNLDLDLLRTFVAVADLNTFAAAATAVNRTQSAVSQQMQRLEQLIGKELFARHGRNKLLTEHGIQFLGYARKILQFNDEACISLMYSDIQGTLTIGASDDTADTILPYILHRVTSVFPKLSVNVSVKRSAEMMEMLNQGKIDLVITTMNGVVFPHVLLRSSPTLWYCAADYQFRSQEPVPLVVLDEPSPFRTLATQQLTAAGIPWRIAYVASTLSAVRAAVKAGMGITVRSVEMMSPELRVLGEEEGLPRLPETRYFLCQNPNQENELATAIFNVIESGKPSHITPVSVLANSVNEKLPSDPSLKDAI, from the coding sequence ATGACCAGTGCAAATCGACCAGTACTTAATCTCGATCTTGATTTACTGAGGACGTTTGTTGCCGTTGCAGATTTAAATACATTTGCAGCGGCGGCGACCGCAGTCAATAGAACCCAATCGGCTGTCAGCCAACAGATGCAGCGGCTGGAGCAACTCATCGGAAAGGAGCTTTTTGCCCGACACGGGCGTAATAAATTGCTGACCGAACACGGCATCCAGTTTCTGGGTTATGCCAGAAAAATATTACAATTCAATGATGAAGCTTGTATTTCATTAATGTACAGCGATATTCAGGGTACGCTGACCATCGGGGCGTCTGACGATACCGCAGACACCATTCTTCCTTATATTTTACATCGGGTGACATCCGTATTTCCTAAACTCTCCGTCAATGTCAGCGTAAAACGTAGCGCTGAAATGATGGAAATGTTGAATCAGGGAAAAATAGATCTGGTTATTACCACAATGAACGGTGTGGTGTTTCCTCATGTGTTATTACGTAGTTCTCCAACGTTATGGTATTGCGCGGCGGATTATCAGTTCCGATCGCAAGAACCTGTACCTCTGGTTGTTCTCGATGAGCCAAGCCCTTTCCGTACGTTGGCTACACAGCAACTGACGGCCGCTGGGATCCCCTGGAGAATTGCATATGTGGCTTCAACGCTGTCTGCGGTACGCGCCGCGGTGAAGGCCGGCATGGGGATTACCGTGCGGTCAGTGGAAATGATGAGCCCTGAATTGCGAGTGTTGGGCGAAGAGGAAGGGTTGCCGAGATTGCCTGAAACACGTTATTTCCTCTGCCAGAATCCTAATCAGGAGAATGAGCTGGCAACGGCAATTTTCAATGTGATTGAATCAGGGAAGCCCTCTCACATTACGCCTGTCAGCGTGTTGGCAAACAGCGTGAATGAAAAACTGCCT